In Deltaproteobacteria bacterium, one DNA window encodes the following:
- a CDS encoding YbaN family protein, whose product MDRAPDRLRSSLLVSAGVVCVVLGAIGIVVPVLPTTPFLLLAAACFLRSSERLHAWLLGNRVFGEYLRRYVSGEGIPRSSKITTIVLLWITLAVSIFAVVPAGLWWVRLALAAIGVGVTIRILRIPTRMA is encoded by the coding sequence ATGGACCGAGCGCCCGACCGACTGCGCAGCTCGTTGCTCGTTTCGGCGGGCGTCGTCTGCGTCGTTCTGGGAGCGATCGGCATCGTGGTTCCGGTGCTCCCGACCACGCCGTTTCTGCTGCTCGCCGCGGCGTGCTTTTTACGCAGTTCAGAGCGCTTGCACGCATGGCTCCTCGGCAACCGCGTCTTCGGCGAATATTTGCGGCGGTACGTCAGCGGCGAGGGAATTCCGCGCTCGTCGAAGATCACCACGATCGTTCTGCTCTGGATAACGCTCGCGGTTTCCATCTTCGCGGTCGTGCCGGCCGGGCTCTGGTGGGTTCGGCTCGCGCTCGCCGCGATCGGCGTGGGCGTCACCATCCGCATCCTGCGGATCCCGACGCGAATGGCCTGA
- a CDS encoding DUF1801 domain-containing protein: MRALIHEAEPGIVEEWKWMGTPVWSSNGIVCTGETYKQVVKLTFARGASIPDLARLFNSSLDGNVRRAIDIREGETVDADAFRTLVKAAVERNEQANVKPAARKPAPDASASAPVKLLSGGNPQIPKGDGDAPVQAYIAAMPGWKRDVGRRLDALIVRNVPGVRKAVKWNSPFYGIEGRGWFASVHVFTRYVRVTFFNGIALRPMPDGGTPKSGESRWTDIHEDNFDEARMAEWVKQAAALPGWVP; the protein is encoded by the coding sequence ATGCGCGCGCTGATCCACGAGGCCGAACCGGGGATCGTCGAGGAATGGAAGTGGATGGGCACGCCCGTTTGGTCGAGCAACGGGATCGTCTGCACGGGAGAGACGTACAAGCAGGTCGTCAAGCTCACATTCGCGCGCGGCGCGAGCATCCCGGACCTTGCGCGGCTTTTCAATTCGAGCCTGGACGGCAACGTTCGGCGGGCGATCGACATCCGCGAAGGGGAAACGGTGGACGCGGATGCTTTCCGCACGCTGGTGAAGGCGGCTGTGGAGAGGAACGAGCAGGCGAACGTGAAGCCCGCCGCGAGAAAGCCCGCCCCGGACGCGAGCGCATCTGCTCCCGTGAAGCTCCTATCCGGCGGCAATCCGCAAATCCCGAAGGGCGACGGCGACGCCCCGGTGCAGGCATACATCGCCGCGATGCCGGGTTGGAAGCGCGACGTCGGCCGCCGGCTCGACGCGCTCATCGTTCGGAACGTGCCCGGCGTACGCAAGGCCGTGAAGTGGAACTCGCCGTTCTACGGCATCGAAGGGCGGGGATGGTTTGCGTCGGTCCACGTCTTCACGCGGTACGTCCGCGTGACCTTTTTCAACGGAATCGCGCTTCGCCCCATGCCCGATGGCGGCACGCCGAAGAGCGGGGAGTCGCGCTGGACCGACATTCACGAAGACAATTTCGACGAGGCTCGAATGGCCGAGTGGGTCAAGCAGGCGGCGGCGTTGCCCGGATGGGTTCCTTAG
- a CDS encoding PAS domain S-box protein has translation MSPSVEVFEDLKSEQVERLEAENKRLREVIRDLQKEKERLSHLDDLGYDGILIVQDFRIQSANRRLQEIMGYSAEEMLGMHFTDFIVEEDIPLLVNAYGRHIGGERELGILEFRIRHKAGEVLTLNINSSVIEYGGKPAEFIVVRDRTAHRRAEQVLQSVDTTLNDLIQFSPGPVAIFSPEGEFLRGNDAFLKLSPGLAAGNVNLFDDALFEDSTPQLCLSPLRDGNTVSVSECWIHRPGEDGRSKRFCLGIHAFAVSTNGHVGHYVVIADDQTTARLTEQQRKLMHAALDAAVNAVVIADADGVIEWANPAMGRLFAQAASTLPGVSLRSLLTGDRLGDKFDGIWAKVRDGGTYRGEVLYRRGLVHIGVALASFAPVRATHGDVSHVIAILQDITDQKRVEQSLREIEDRLRQSRRLESLGLLAGGVAHDFNSVLMAILSYADFLLRDAGLGDQAREDVEGIKRSAKHGSTLTNQLLAFGRSGSARMTRLNLNAVVTEMRKMLERLIGEHIVLDTMLDPNVEAILADRTQLDQVILNLAINARDAMPRGGRLTIRTARFEARDVPHGPFTEGRYVRLTVSDDGVGMDGETRARIFEPFFTTKARKEGTGLGLATVYGIVRHHAAEIFVESEPLRGATFHIYFPAAGESPELEKTPTATDFVRGSETILLVEGSREVLQIIQRMLERGGYNVLAASQVSEAIAIGTSYPGSIDMAIVDVVLPLMNGVEFVKTLRPQRPDMRVIYISGNDAAWVNQYVGETISENLFLHKPFEPSQLLRRVRQVMEEGDE, from the coding sequence ATGTCGCCCTCGGTCGAAGTCTTCGAAGATCTGAAGTCGGAGCAGGTGGAGCGCCTCGAAGCCGAGAACAAGCGCCTGCGCGAAGTCATCCGCGATCTTCAGAAAGAGAAAGAGCGCTTATCGCATCTGGACGACCTTGGCTATGACGGCATCCTGATCGTTCAGGACTTCCGCATTCAGTCCGCCAATCGCCGGCTGCAGGAGATCATGGGGTACAGCGCCGAGGAAATGCTCGGCATGCACTTCACGGACTTCATCGTCGAAGAAGACATTCCGCTGCTCGTGAACGCGTACGGCCGGCACATCGGCGGCGAGCGCGAACTCGGCATCCTCGAGTTTCGCATCCGCCACAAGGCGGGCGAGGTTCTGACGCTCAACATCAATTCCAGCGTCATCGAGTACGGCGGCAAGCCGGCCGAGTTCATCGTCGTGCGCGACCGGACCGCGCATCGCCGTGCCGAGCAGGTGTTGCAAAGCGTCGACACGACGCTGAACGACCTGATCCAGTTCAGCCCGGGTCCTGTCGCGATCTTCAGTCCCGAAGGGGAATTCCTTCGCGGAAACGACGCGTTTTTGAAGCTGTCGCCGGGACTCGCCGCCGGCAACGTCAACCTTTTCGACGACGCCCTGTTCGAGGACTCGACTCCGCAGCTCTGCCTTTCCCCGCTGCGCGACGGCAACACCGTGAGCGTGTCCGAATGCTGGATTCACCGGCCCGGCGAGGACGGCCGGTCAAAACGATTTTGCCTCGGCATTCACGCGTTCGCCGTGTCCACGAACGGCCACGTCGGGCACTACGTCGTGATCGCCGACGACCAGACGACGGCGAGACTCACCGAACAGCAGCGGAAACTGATGCATGCGGCGCTCGACGCCGCGGTCAACGCGGTCGTCATCGCCGACGCCGATGGTGTGATCGAGTGGGCGAATCCGGCCATGGGGAGACTCTTCGCGCAGGCCGCCTCGACGCTGCCCGGCGTCTCCCTGCGGAGTCTTCTGACGGGAGATCGCCTCGGCGACAAGTTCGACGGCATCTGGGCCAAGGTTCGGGATGGCGGCACCTATCGCGGCGAGGTGCTCTATCGACGGGGACTGGTGCATATCGGCGTGGCGCTGGCGTCGTTCGCGCCCGTCCGCGCGACGCACGGGGACGTCTCGCACGTGATCGCGATCCTGCAGGACATCACGGATCAGAAACGCGTGGAGCAGTCCCTGCGCGAGATCGAGGACCGCCTGCGCCAGTCACGCCGTCTGGAATCGCTCGGGTTGCTCGCGGGCGGGGTCGCGCACGATTTCAACAGCGTCCTGATGGCGATTCTCAGTTACGCCGACTTCCTGCTCCGTGACGCGGGCCTCGGCGATCAGGCCCGCGAGGATGTGGAAGGCATCAAGCGATCGGCCAAACACGGATCGACGCTCACCAATCAGCTCCTCGCATTCGGCCGCAGCGGAAGCGCGCGCATGACGCGGCTGAATCTCAATGCGGTCGTCACCGAAATGCGCAAGATGCTCGAGCGCTTGATCGGCGAGCACATCGTGCTCGACACCATGCTCGATCCCAATGTCGAGGCGATCCTCGCCGACCGCACGCAACTCGATCAGGTGATCCTGAATCTCGCGATCAATGCGCGCGACGCGATGCCGCGCGGCGGGCGTCTCACGATCCGCACCGCGCGCTTCGAGGCGCGGGACGTCCCGCACGGCCCCTTCACCGAGGGGCGGTACGTGCGGCTCACCGTCAGTGACGACGGCGTCGGAATGGACGGGGAAACCCGGGCGAGGATCTTCGAGCCGTTCTTCACGACCAAGGCCCGCAAGGAGGGAACCGGACTCGGACTCGCGACGGTCTACGGAATCGTGCGCCATCACGCCGCGGAGATCTTCGTCGAGAGCGAGCCGCTGCGCGGCGCGACATTTCACATCTATTTTCCGGCGGCGGGCGAGTCCCCGGAGTTGGAGAAGACACCGACGGCCACGGATTTCGTTCGCGGCAGCGAGACGATTCTGCTGGTCGAGGGCTCGCGGGAAGTCTTGCAGATCATTCAGCGGATGCTGGAGCGCGGCGGTTACAATGTCCTCGCGGCCTCGCAGGTTTCCGAGGCGATTGCGATCGGCACCTCGTACCCGGGCTCGATCGATATGGCGATCGTGGACGTGGTGTTGCCGCTCATGAACGGGGTGGAATTCGTCAAGACGCTCAGGCCGCAGCGACCGGACATGCGCGTGATCTACATCTCCGGCAATGACGCCGCATGGGTCAATCAGTATGTCGGCGAGACGATCTCGGAGAACCTGTTTCTGCACAAGCCCTTTGAACCGTCGCAGCTTCTGCGTCGCGTGCGTCAGGTGATGGAGGAGGGGGACGAGTGA
- a CDS encoding L,D-transpeptidase family protein produces the protein MRIRVWVSFCLFAVVPVSTSFASPEVWKDLDGLVHCQNVGVAPEQIYPQLAGEEVQETGVMPIPLETLRKAFWVEHPDSTQATVHELLADFGVTWTPVYLRPPRWSVEEETVIATGILSETQLAMVADRVNQHSQTKASSESLGVVLLFRDLVPEHLRTREVLIRLTDGEVLGWPHLAVSGDLNIPAFTWRLTLEAGKDRPFLAEWPVVVGKTTTKTPRTPQTVYCTMLHHYPPWTDPETKKYVGPGRHNPLGIWKLMPTEPKKVIWYYHGTNQPKLLNRTYRAFSHGCIRNRNENIAHLALFMLTRNSGVQLPTGQLAGNLDVYGETRTRLVPLFTSVPAVNRYHCLDIVANPVTGEAELAAYPDVYWFRSDDGKTHRTVNADYLSEKLTALGFDTSKLAPTDVAVFAKQLSAIKQSVRYGVSQLKLILSAGKDSDGVPVAENPKAKTVN, from the coding sequence GTGCGCATTCGGGTATGGGTGTCGTTTTGTCTTTTCGCCGTCGTGCCCGTTTCGACGTCGTTCGCCTCCCCGGAGGTCTGGAAGGATCTGGACGGTCTCGTCCATTGCCAGAACGTCGGTGTGGCGCCCGAGCAGATCTATCCCCAGCTGGCCGGCGAAGAAGTCCAGGAAACCGGCGTCATGCCGATCCCGCTCGAGACGCTGCGCAAGGCGTTTTGGGTGGAGCACCCCGATTCGACGCAGGCCACCGTGCACGAACTGCTCGCCGACTTCGGCGTGACCTGGACGCCGGTGTATTTGCGTCCGCCGAGGTGGAGCGTGGAAGAGGAGACCGTCATCGCGACGGGCATCCTCTCCGAGACGCAACTCGCCATGGTCGCCGACCGCGTGAATCAGCACAGCCAGACGAAGGCGTCCTCGGAATCGCTGGGCGTCGTCCTGCTATTTCGCGATCTGGTCCCGGAGCACCTTCGTACGCGCGAGGTGCTGATCCGACTGACCGACGGCGAGGTGTTGGGTTGGCCGCATCTGGCCGTTTCGGGCGATCTCAACATCCCGGCCTTCACGTGGCGACTGACGCTCGAAGCCGGAAAGGACCGCCCGTTCCTGGCGGAGTGGCCGGTCGTGGTGGGCAAGACCACGACCAAGACCCCGCGCACGCCGCAGACGGTCTACTGCACGATGCTGCACCACTATCCGCCATGGACCGACCCGGAGACGAAGAAGTACGTCGGCCCCGGCCGGCACAATCCGCTGGGCATCTGGAAGCTGATGCCCACGGAGCCGAAAAAGGTCATCTGGTACTACCACGGCACAAATCAGCCGAAGCTGCTGAATCGGACCTACCGGGCGTTTTCGCACGGGTGCATCCGCAACCGGAACGAGAACATCGCCCACCTCGCGCTTTTCATGCTCACGCGCAATTCGGGCGTGCAACTGCCGACGGGGCAACTGGCCGGGAATCTCGACGTGTACGGCGAAACGAGGACGCGTCTCGTGCCCCTGTTCACCTCGGTTCCGGCCGTGAATCGATACCATTGCCTCGACATCGTCGCCAATCCCGTGACCGGCGAAGCGGAACTGGCCGCCTACCCCGACGTCTATTGGTTCCGTTCGGACGACGGCAAGACGCACCGCACCGTCAACGCGGACTACCTGTCCGAAAAACTCACCGCGCTCGGATTCGACACAAGCAAACTCGCGCCGACGGACGTCGCCGTCTTCGCGAAGCAGTTGTCGGCGATCAAGCAGTCGGTTCGATACGGCGTTTCGCAGCTCAAGCTGATTCTCTCGGCGGGAAAGGACTCCGACGGCGTTCCCGTGGCCGAGAATCCGAAGGCCAAGACCGTGAATTAG
- a CDS encoding PAS domain S-box protein, with the protein MNARGPTDQVGRRIVEAMATPVFACDANGRVIEFSPAFGELFEDAKMPEPGVAIDELFGSRIAEFVRDRIRESIADPDGAPRTVRVPEYAATSDAESPLAPLTELTFIAAHDACVVLVQSSALPLLVDGPFRRRIPLFALAENTRDIVFMTDADGVVNYAGAPLREVTGASPERIAGQDMASFFHRDDRDAIRTLFEEVREGQTGFRDGVRIFHEDGHILRLTISLSPLWSRTSEFAGTIGIARDTTREHKLERRLERTRNLEMMRNLAEGIAGDFNNILTGIMGNLSLLRAMVPRGDLLWGPLGRIEQSAERAVRLTQQLIACSRGGRGTPQALNVNDAIRRCVEQHEIRRDAEIVIRMNLAEPATVIYADPAYIRQAIDNLLQNAWEATPGGGTVTIRTDRILISPGMESELGPGEYARIVVKDTGVGIEEEHLGRIFEPFFTTKSMRRGLGLTAVHGIVSTLDGSVDAANTPEGGAILTVCIPMVGGRSYPHEEDRPRPLDLSVLVIDDERVVREFCEVALAGSGARVTVAETGEEGIQTFAEDPDAFDAVLLDLVLGDMPGELVFARLRRIRPDVRVILSSGFPQAIDDAREPGRFDGAAGLLVKPFDINRLVEILLGITGANAD; encoded by the coding sequence ATGAACGCGCGCGGCCCAACGGACCAGGTTGGTCGACGCATCGTGGAAGCGATGGCGACGCCGGTCTTCGCCTGCGACGCGAATGGTCGGGTCATCGAATTCAGCCCCGCGTTCGGCGAACTGTTCGAAGATGCGAAAATGCCTGAGCCGGGCGTCGCGATCGACGAATTGTTCGGAAGCCGAATCGCGGAGTTCGTTCGCGACCGCATCCGCGAGTCCATCGCCGACCCCGACGGCGCTCCCCGCACCGTCCGCGTGCCCGAGTATGCGGCGACCTCCGACGCCGAAAGCCCGCTGGCCCCCCTGACGGAGCTCACGTTCATTGCCGCACACGACGCGTGCGTTGTTCTCGTGCAGTCGTCCGCTCTGCCCCTACTGGTGGACGGGCCGTTTCGCAGGCGGATTCCGCTTTTCGCGCTCGCCGAAAACACGCGCGACATCGTCTTCATGACCGATGCCGACGGAGTCGTGAATTATGCCGGCGCCCCGCTGCGCGAGGTGACGGGGGCTTCGCCCGAACGCATCGCCGGCCAGGACATGGCGTCGTTCTTTCACCGGGATGACCGCGACGCGATCCGGACGCTGTTCGAGGAGGTCCGTGAAGGACAAACCGGGTTCCGCGACGGCGTGCGGATCTTTCACGAAGACGGTCACATCCTCCGTTTGACCATCAGCCTCTCGCCGCTGTGGTCGCGGACGAGCGAGTTCGCCGGGACCATCGGCATCGCAAGGGACACGACGCGCGAGCACAAGTTGGAGCGACGTCTCGAACGGACGCGCAATCTGGAAATGATGCGCAACCTCGCCGAGGGCATCGCCGGCGATTTCAACAACATCCTCACCGGCATCATGGGAAACTTGAGCCTTCTGCGGGCGATGGTGCCCCGGGGGGATCTGCTGTGGGGGCCGCTGGGACGCATCGAGCAATCTGCCGAACGCGCGGTGCGTCTTACGCAGCAGCTCATCGCCTGCTCGCGCGGCGGGCGCGGTACGCCTCAGGCGCTCAACGTCAACGATGCGATCCGCCGATGCGTCGAACAGCACGAGATCCGCCGGGACGCGGAAATCGTGATTCGAATGAATCTCGCCGAACCGGCGACGGTGATCTACGCCGATCCCGCCTACATCCGCCAAGCCATCGACAATTTGCTCCAAAACGCGTGGGAAGCCACCCCGGGCGGCGGAACGGTGACGATCCGTACGGATCGAATCCTGATCTCGCCCGGAATGGAGTCGGAACTCGGTCCCGGCGAATACGCGCGGATTGTCGTCAAGGACACGGGGGTCGGCATCGAGGAAGAACACCTCGGCCGGATCTTCGAACCGTTTTTCACGACCAAGTCGATGCGCCGTGGGCTCGGTCTCACGGCGGTCCACGGGATCGTCTCGACCCTCGACGGCTCGGTCGATGCCGCCAACACGCCCGAGGGCGGCGCGATCCTCACCGTCTGCATCCCGATGGTGGGCGGCCGGAGCTATCCCCACGAAGAGGATCGACCGCGTCCCCTCGACCTGTCCGTACTCGTGATCGACGATGAACGCGTGGTGCGGGAATTTTGCGAGGTCGCGCTCGCGGGCAGCGGCGCACGCGTCACGGTCGCCGAGACCGGCGAAGAAGGGATCCAAACCTTCGCCGAGGACCCCGATGCCTTCGACGCGGTGCTCCTCGATCTGGTGCTCGGCGACATGCCCGGCGAACTCGTCTTCGCCCGGCTGCGTCGAATTCGACCCGACGTCCGCGTGATCCTTTCCTCCGGCTTTCCGCAGGCGATCGACGACGCGCGCGAACCGGGCCGCTTCGACGGCGCGGCGGGCCTGCTCGTCAAACCTTTCGACATCAACCGGCTCGTCGAAATCCTGCTCGGCATCACCGGCGCCAACGCGGACTGA
- a CDS encoding lysophospholipid acyltransferase family protein: MESSRRRFSFWERCLLAAGPTLVAWLLRAWCASCRVVHRENAAVEKDAIARYGGCVYPTWHQRMFYFFHDFGSRHVTMMISQSKDGEYANRLALKLGFYSVRGSASREGRTAMHALIERLCERAGHTAGMMADGPKGPPRVLKMGTVKIARDTGMPIVPMMYGAKRRIVFRSWDRYFLPVPFTPVVVLHGDPVLVPPDADEAECERIRRHVEGRLNAMADRCDRWWGGEPVGRPGLDLPENPDAEFGADIAKPPAI; this comes from the coding sequence ATGGAATCTTCGCGCCGCCGTTTCAGCTTTTGGGAGCGATGCCTGCTCGCTGCAGGGCCGACGCTTGTCGCGTGGCTGCTGCGCGCGTGGTGCGCGAGCTGCCGCGTCGTGCACCGCGAGAACGCGGCCGTCGAAAAAGACGCGATCGCGCGATACGGCGGGTGCGTGTACCCCACGTGGCATCAACGGATGTTCTACTTCTTCCACGATTTTGGATCGCGTCACGTGACGATGATGATCAGCCAAAGCAAGGACGGCGAGTACGCGAACCGGCTGGCCCTCAAGCTCGGCTTCTATTCGGTGCGCGGCAGCGCCTCGCGCGAGGGACGCACGGCGATGCACGCGTTGATCGAGAGGCTGTGCGAGCGCGCCGGCCACACGGCGGGGATGATGGCCGACGGCCCCAAGGGTCCGCCGCGCGTGCTGAAAATGGGCACGGTGAAGATCGCCCGCGACACCGGCATGCCGATCGTGCCGATGATGTACGGCGCGAAGCGGCGCATCGTCTTTCGCTCGTGGGACCGTTACTTCCTTCCGGTGCCGTTTACGCCGGTCGTGGTGCTGCACGGCGACCCGGTTCTCGTTCCGCCCGACGCGGACGAAGCCGAGTGCGAACGCATCCGCCGTCATGTGGAGGGGCGCCTCAACGCGATGGCGGACCGTTGCGATCGTTGGTGGGGCGGCGAGCCGGTCGGCCGACCGGGGCTCGATCTCCCCGAAAATCCCGACGCGGAGTTCGGCGCGGATATTGCCAAACCCCCGGCGATTTGA
- a CDS encoding UbiA prenyltransferase family protein encodes MNGDARNSWKRELLVSVRPKHWIKNVLVFAAPAFAHELTHGLAFGKSIWAFAVFCALASGSYLYNDMADVHGDRAHPMKRTRPIADGRLDTRTAALAAAGLTVAGLVGAWFLGREFLMVAGAFVLTHVLYTAFLQHVVILDVFALAANHVLRVAAGAYAVGVPMSPWLVICTMLLSLFLGLSARSLDFKLLKDDAVRHRKALAEYNPYLLDQMIAVITSAILVTYTLYTISPDTARRFGTASLPLTVLFVLYGIFRYLYLIHRQEEAPTSLERALISDRPLRINAAAYALVAFAIIYL; translated from the coding sequence ATGAACGGCGACGCGCGAAATTCGTGGAAGCGGGAGCTGCTGGTCAGCGTGCGTCCGAAGCACTGGATCAAGAACGTGCTCGTGTTCGCCGCGCCGGCGTTCGCCCACGAACTCACGCACGGACTCGCCTTCGGGAAGTCGATCTGGGCGTTCGCCGTGTTTTGCGCGCTCGCATCGGGCAGCTACCTCTACAACGATATGGCGGACGTCCACGGCGACCGCGCGCATCCCATGAAGCGCACCCGGCCGATCGCCGACGGTCGGCTCGACACGCGCACGGCGGCGCTGGCTGCGGCGGGGCTTACCGTCGCCGGGTTGGTCGGCGCGTGGTTTTTGGGACGCGAGTTCCTGATGGTGGCCGGCGCGTTCGTTCTCACACACGTGCTGTACACCGCCTTCCTGCAGCACGTGGTGATCCTCGACGTCTTCGCCCTCGCGGCCAACCATGTGCTGCGCGTGGCGGCCGGCGCGTATGCCGTCGGCGTTCCGATGAGCCCGTGGCTTGTCATCTGCACGATGCTGCTGTCGCTGTTTCTCGGCCTGTCGGCGCGCTCGCTCGACTTCAAGCTGCTCAAGGACGACGCCGTGCGACACCGCAAGGCGCTCGCCGAGTACAACCCCTACCTGCTCGACCAGATGATCGCGGTCATCACCAGCGCGATCCTCGTCACATACACGCTCTACACGATCTCGCCGGACACCGCGCGACGGTTCGGGACCGCATCGCTGCCGCTCACGGTGCTCTTCGTTCTGTACGGCATCTTTCGCTACCTCTACCTCATTCACCGGCAGGAAGAAGCGCCGACCTCGCTCGAGCGCGCGCTCATCTCCGACCGGCCGCTTCGCATCAACGCCGCCGCGTACGCCCTCGTCGCGTTCGCAATCATTTATCTCTAG
- the yidD gene encoding membrane protein insertion efficiency factor YidD — MVAAIDGYKTHLAPSVPSHCRFTPTCSQYARMAILKYGSIRGSLKAAWRIARCSPFTTTRGEDYP; from the coding sequence CTGGTCGCGGCCATCGACGGCTACAAGACGCACCTCGCGCCGAGCGTCCCGTCGCACTGCCGTTTCACGCCGACCTGCAGCCAGTACGCGCGCATGGCGATTCTGAAATACGGGTCGATTCGCGGTTCGCTCAAGGCCGCGTGGCGCATTGCGCGGTGCTCGCCGTTCACCACGACGCGCGGCGAGGATTATCCCTGA
- the trxB gene encoding thioredoxin-disulfide reductase — MNKVTIVGTGPAGLTAAIYAARAQLQPVVYAGLQHGGQLTTTTEVENFPGFAHGIMGPQLMTDMTAQAERFGTKIVYDMVTKTDLSKPPFKLWVGKDIVETQTLIIATGATAKTLNLPGESTLMGRGLSTCATCDGFFYRGRKVAVTGGGDSAMEEAMYLANLATEVYLIHRREQFRASPIMVERAQKDPKIKMMIPYVIEEPVVKDEVVAGLKLRHRDTGAIEEIEVDGLFMAIGHTPNSEVFKPWIETDEQGYVRVREFTKTNVEGVFAAGDISDPNFRQAITAAGMGCQAAIQAQRYLEHLEASH; from the coding sequence ATGAACAAGGTGACCATCGTCGGTACGGGCCCCGCCGGGCTCACGGCCGCCATCTACGCCGCGCGCGCCCAACTGCAACCCGTCGTCTACGCGGGCTTGCAGCACGGCGGACAACTCACGACCACCACCGAGGTCGAGAACTTCCCCGGTTTCGCGCACGGGATCATGGGTCCGCAACTGATGACCGACATGACGGCGCAGGCCGAGCGGTTCGGCACGAAGATCGTCTACGACATGGTGACGAAGACCGATCTGTCGAAGCCGCCGTTCAAGCTGTGGGTCGGCAAAGACATCGTTGAGACGCAGACCCTCATCATTGCCACCGGCGCGACGGCGAAAACCCTGAATCTGCCCGGCGAGTCGACGCTCATGGGTCGCGGGCTTTCGACGTGCGCCACCTGCGACGGGTTCTTTTATCGCGGGCGCAAGGTGGCCGTGACGGGCGGCGGCGACTCGGCGATGGAAGAGGCGATGTATCTCGCGAATCTTGCGACCGAGGTCTACCTGATTCACCGGCGCGAGCAGTTTCGCGCCTCGCCCATCATGGTCGAGCGCGCCCAGAAGGACCCCAAGATCAAGATGATGATCCCATATGTGATCGAAGAACCCGTCGTCAAGGACGAAGTGGTGGCGGGGCTCAAGCTTCGTCATCGCGACACGGGCGCGATCGAGGAGATCGAGGTGGATGGCCTGTTCATGGCGATCGGCCACACGCCGAACTCCGAGGTCTTCAAACCCTGGATCGAGACCGACGAGCAGGGATATGTGCGCGTGCGCGAGTTCACAAAGACCAACGTCGAGGGCGTCTTCGCGGCGGGCGATATCTCCGATCCCAATTTCCGTCAGGCGATTACGGCGGCGGGAATGGGGTGCCAGGCGGCGATTCAGGCGCAGCGATATCTCGAGCATCTGGAGGCGTCGCACTGA
- a CDS encoding PIG-L family deacetylase — protein sequence MTMESRYTRGDAFCAEAKGFARPLFIIAHQDDELGYAGLIQRLGPKTRFTWLTNGDGLYFQMGVPPAEYAEIRKKEAVNAVGAIGVPEHQTECLDFSEVEIYRRMAWLYSGEKTMNDLHGFFDEIRARVRRVIDEHQPDAVFTCAYQGGQPEHDLTHFFTALALRDVAREHGARIPFFHLPEYEYTILIAMRFHPLYRGTRMRIRLTPEELAGKQRVVEAYPSQKQLFEQFRKVFRNFGVIGMLTGGPTSVEEYMSIEEFGPVPLGFDYARPPHVFDYFSYMFDDFEGTKVTFARSVLPIVRHYLNA from the coding sequence ATGACGATGGAATCGCGATACACGCGCGGCGATGCGTTCTGCGCCGAGGCGAAGGGCTTTGCCCGTCCGCTCTTTATCATCGCCCATCAGGACGACGAACTGGGTTACGCGGGGCTGATCCAGCGCCTCGGACCCAAAACTCGCTTCACGTGGCTGACGAACGGCGACGGCCTGTATTTTCAGATGGGCGTCCCGCCCGCGGAATACGCCGAGATCCGCAAGAAAGAGGCCGTGAACGCGGTGGGCGCGATCGGCGTGCCCGAGCATCAAACCGAGTGCCTGGATTTTTCGGAGGTCGAGATCTACCGCCGCATGGCGTGGCTGTATTCGGGCGAAAAAACGATGAACGACCTTCACGGATTTTTCGACGAGATCCGCGCGCGCGTTCGACGTGTGATCGACGAACACCAGCCCGACGCGGTTTTCACGTGCGCGTACCAGGGCGGACAGCCCGAGCACGACCTCACGCACTTTTTCACCGCTCTCGCTCTGCGCGACGTGGCGCGCGAGCACGGCGCACGCATTCCGTTTTTTCATCTGCCCGAGTACGAATACACGATCCTGATCGCGATGCGTTTTCACCCGCTGTATCGCGGCACGCGCATGCGCATCCGGCTGACGCCGGAGGAGCTGGCGGGCAAGCAGCGCGTGGTGGAGGCGTATCCTTCGCAGAAGCAACTATTCGAACAGTTCCGCAAGGTCTTCCGCAACTTCGGCGTGATCGGCATGCTCACTGGCGGGCCGACGAGCGTCGAGGAGTATATGTCGATCGAGGAGTTCGGCCCCGTGCCGCTTGGTTTCGATTACGCGCGGCCGCCGCACGTATTCGACTACTTCAGCTACATGTTCGACGATTTCGAGGGCACCAAGGTCACCTTCGCGAGGTCGGTGCTGCCGATCGTGCGTCACTACCTGAACGCCTGA